In a genomic window of Epinephelus lanceolatus isolate andai-2023 chromosome 3, ASM4190304v1, whole genome shotgun sequence:
- the sart1 gene encoding U4/U6.U5 tri-snRNP-associated protein 1: MGSSKKHKEKSRDKDTEERRRERKKHRHKDRERDGSDRDGTRDKEKRKRSRSRERSGRDSRSKGERSTGEPRVKKEKVDLGYEESNTEVEPQSASGDASLSIEETNKLRAKLGLKPLELNDNKKELGTKEEPIVAETINPVLIKQQKDMREKLAAMKEKRIQNQKLGKVKSLADDDWLDDTAAWVERSRKLAKEKEMAEKRAKLLEEMDEEFGVSSLVEEEFAQSKKDAYTSQDLKGLKVQHKVSSFSEGQTVILTLEDKGVLEEEEDVLVNVGLVDKEKAEKNVELKKKKPDYKPYEEEETVDDMVVFKPHSVLSKYDEEIEGEKKKSFRLNTGGHADGERERELQAMRDALRNQAQSLEMPALTIASEYYTPQEMVGFKKTKRRVKKIRKKEKQSVADELLMDDTRNSDFGSRSRGRGRREADEDGGGEEVKEETTWPHEIPLLSDDIRTAEMDISDDEDFTLPEPTVIEEDEAEQELQKQLEKQRKLKQKQLLRDSGEKVAEQIKELDQANSENDPERKNNIVFNATSEFCRTLGDIPTYGQSGNREDQEEIMDFEQEEEKDDAGDSDSEMDENVGWSTVNLDEEQKQPDFSTASATILDEEPIVNSGLAAALLLCKNKGLLDTEMQKVARVRAPKGALPNDNYCIEDKMGFDDKYSRREEYRGFTQDFKEKDSYKPDVKIEYVDESGRRLTPKEAFRQLSHRFHGKGSGKMKTERRMKKLEEEALLKKMSSSDTPLGTVALLQEKQKSQKTPYIVLSGSGKSMNANTITK; this comes from the coding sequence ATGGGGTCatccaagaaacacaaggagaaGAGCCGCGACAAGGACACTGAAGAGCGCCGTCGCGAGCGTAAGAAACATCGCCACAAGGACCGAGAAAGAGATGGCTCAGACCGGGATGGGACTCGGGATAAAGAGAAACGAAAACGCTCCAGATCCCGGGAACGAAGCGGACGGGACAGCCGCAGCAAAGGTGAAAGGAGCACCGGTGAGCCACGAGTGAAAAAGGAGAAAGTTGATCTTGGTTACGAAGAAAGCAATACAGAAGTGGAGCCCCAGTCTGCAAGCGGAGACGCATCTCTCAGCATTGAGGAGACCAACAAACTCAGAGCCAAGCTGGGTTTGAAGCCACTGGAATTAAATGACAACAAGAAGGAGCTCGGCACCAAAGAGGAGCCAATAGTGGCTGAGACCATCAACCCCGTTCTCATCAAGCAGCAGAAAGATATGAGAGAGAAGCTTGCAGCTATGAAAGAAAAACGCATCCAGAACCAGAAACTGGGAAAAGTCAAGAGCCTGGCAGATGATGACTGGCTGGATGACACAGCTGCTTGGGTTGAGAGAAGCAGAAAGcttgcaaaagaaaaagaaatggcaGAAAAAAGAGCCAAGCTTCTGGAAGAGATGGATGAGGAGTTTGGTGTCAGCAGTCTGGTAGAGGAGGAGTTTGCACAAAGCAAAAAGGATGCCTACACATCTCAAGATCTAAAGGGACTCAAAGTGCAGCACAAAGTGTCTTCTTTCTCTGAGGGCCAAACGGTTATCCTGACCCTAGAAGACAAAGGTGTGcttgaagaggaggaagatgtgCTTGTAAACGTGGGACTGGTGGATAAGGAAAAAGCAGAAAAGAATGTggagttaaaaaagaaaaagccagaTTACAAGCCCTACGAAGAAGAAGAGACTGTGGATGACATGGTTGTTTTTAAGCCCCACTCTGTACTGTCAAAGTATGATGAGGAAATTGAaggtgaaaagaaaaagagcttCCGGCTGAATACTGGGGGCCATGCAGATGGGGAGCGAGAGCGGGAGCTTCAGGCCATGAGAGATGCTCTACGAAACCAGGCACAGTCCCTGGAAATGCCTGCTCTCACTATTGCCTCCGAGTATTACACACCTCAAGAAATGGTGGGCTTTAAAAAGACCAAACGCCGTGTGAAGAAGATCAGGAAGAAGGAGAAGCAATCAGTTGCAGATGAGCTTCTCATGGATGACACACGCAACTCTGATTTTGGCTCCAGGTCACGTGGTCGAGGCCGCAGAGAGGCGGATGAAGATGGTGGTGGTGAGGAAGTAAAGGAGGAGACCACGTGGCCACATGAAATCCCCCTGTTGTCCGATGACATCAGGACAGCAGAAATGGACATAAGTGACGACGAAGACTTCACACTTCCTGAGCCAACTGTAATTGAGGAGGATGAGGCAGAGCAGGAGCTGCAGAAACAACTGGAGAAGCAGAGGAAGCTGAAGCAAAAGCAGCTTCTCAGAGACTCTGGGGAGAAGGTGGCAGAGCAGATTAAAGAACTTGACCAAGCCAACAGTGAAAATGATCCTGAAAGGAAGAACAACATCGTTTTCAACGCCACATCAGAGTTCTGCAGAACTCTGGGTGATATTCCAACTTACGGACAGTCAGGCAACAGAGAGGACCAAGAAGAAATTATGGACTTTGAAcaggaagaagagaaagatgaTGCTGGAGATTCAGACTCAGAAATGGATGAGAATGTTGGATGGAGCACAGTTAACTTGGATGAGGAGCAGAAACAGCCAGATTTCTCCACTGCCTCTGCCACCATTTTGGATGAAGAGCCCATTGTCAACTCTGGCTTGGCTGCTGCTTTGCTTCTGTGCAAAAACAAAGGTCTACTGGACACTGAAATGCAGAAGGTAGCCCGTGTCAGAGCACCAAAAGGCGCCTTGCCTAATGACAACTACTGCATTGAAGACAAGATGGGCTTTGATGACAAGTACAGTCGCAGAGAAGAATACAGAGGCTTCACTCAAGATTTCAAGGAGAAGGATAGCTACAAGCCTGACGTCAAGATTGAGTATGTGGATGAATCTGGGCGGAGGCTCACTCCAAAAGAAGCTTTCAGGCAGCTTTCACATCGATTCCACGGGAAAGGGTCTGGAAagatgaagacagagaggaggatgaaaaAGCTGGAGGAAGAGGCACTGCTGAAGAAGATGAGCAGCAGTGATACTCCTCTCGGGACGGTGGCTTTGCTTCAAGAGAAGCAGAAATCTCAGAAAACGCCCTATATTGTGCTTAGTGGGAGCGGGAAAAGTATGAATGCAAACACCATCACAAAATAA